The Salvelinus alpinus chromosome 28, SLU_Salpinus.1, whole genome shotgun sequence genome includes a window with the following:
- the LOC139557511 gene encoding opsin-5-like, translated as MGNASDTALFVSTISKELDFLMGILYSIFCVLSLLGNGILMLVAYRKRLSLKPAEFFIINLSISDLGMTLSLFPLAIPSAFAHKWLFDEITCQFYAMCGVLFGLCSLTNLTALSSICCLKVSFPNYGNKFSSSHACVLVVAVWCYASVFAISPLAQWGHYGPEPYGTACCIDWHAPNHELSALSYIVCLFLFCYALPCTVIFLSYTFILLTVRGSRRAVQQHMSSQTKTTNAHSLIVKLSVAVCIGFLGAWSPYAIVAMWAAFGDATIVPPAAFALAAIFAKSSTIYNPMVYLLCKPNFRKCLCRDTSTFRNRICRGSPRPEQKDPFGSISQPSQRNNKEMSISYGQPESPVACLHCAEDGAPCQTGTTSQRTACILTGSTYGEVTVSQLSANLQADFL; from the exons atgGGAAATGCTTCAGACACAGCCCTGTTTGTCTCCACAATCTCAAAGGAGCTTGACTTCCTCATGGGCATACTCTACAGCATATTCT GTGTTCTGTCTCTCCTGGGGAATGGCATCTTGATGCTTGTTGCGTATCGTAAGCGCTTGTCCTTGAAGCCGGCCGAGTTCTTCATCATTAACCTGTCCATCAGCGACCTTGGGATGACCCTGTCTTTATTCCCTCTGGCCATTCCCTCTGCATTCGCTCACAA GTGGTTGTTTGATGAGATCACCTGTCAGTTCTATGCTATGTGTGGGGTTCTGTTTGGTCTGTGCAGCCTGACCAACCTCACAGCTCTCTCCTCCATCTGTTGCCTCAAAGTCAGCTTCCCTAACTATG GTAACAAGTTCTCCTCGTCCCATGCCTGCGTCCTGGTGGTGGCTGTGTGGTGTTACGCCTCTGTGTTCGCCATCAGTCCCCTGGCACAGTGGGGACACTACGGGCCCGAGCCTTATGGCACTGCCTGCTGCATTGACTGGCACGCGCCCAACCACGAGCTGTCAGCCCTGTCCTACATCGTCTGCCTGTTCCTTTTCTGCTACGCTCTGCCCTGCACCGTCATTTTCCTCTCCTACACCTTCATCCTGCTGACGGTGCGCGGCTCTCGCCGGGCCGTCCAGCAGCATATGTCATCCCAAACCAAAACCACCAATGCACACAGCCTCATTGTCAAG TTGTCGGTAGCAGTATGCATCGGTTTCCTTGGTGCATGGAGCCCTTACGCCATAGTGGCCATGTGGGCGGCATTTGGTGATGCCACCATCGTGCCTCCTGCTGCATTCGCCCTGGCGGCCATCTTTGCCAAATCGtccaccatctataaccctatGGTCTACCTGCTGTGCAAACCCAACTTCCGCAAGTGTCTTTGCCGAGACACGTCCACATTCCGCAATAGGATCTGCAGGGGCAGCCCCCGGCCTGAACAGAAAGACCCCTTTGGATCCATATCACAACCATCCCAGAGAAACAACAAGGAAATGAGCATCTCATACGGACAGCCAGAGAGCCCCGTGGCATGTCTGCACTGTGCTGAGGATGGAGCTCCTTGCCAAACAGGGACCACGTCCCAGAGGACTGCCTGCATACTGACCGGCTCCACCTACGGCGAGGTGACTGTCAGTCAACTCTCTGCCAATCTGCAGGCTGATTTCCTCTAG